In Colletotrichum higginsianum IMI 349063 chromosome 1, whole genome shotgun sequence, one genomic interval encodes:
- a CDS encoding FAD binding domain-containing protein, with product MAPGVLNSDGSMEDQKGQAGQGGLAAQTGNPAGRLNAFDATVDTLTLLRSLPEPPIEAQVCVVGAGPAGLMLAANLGRFGIKVEVIDDRADQTPVGRADGLQPKTIETFRQMRLADPLLLRGVRVYDISFWRSTADEPLHRLGREVHYPPVIDVLDPYILLVHQGMVEGLFIDDLKKRGVEVRRNTAFESYSVPENKAGPLQVNCRTNVTQDRRTILTQYLVGCDGAHSKVRKSIPDARAIGLSQPAIWGVLDGELITDFPDIWSKTLVYSQEYGSILIIPRERNMTRFYIELKANPKADKRELGQEFVMARAKKIMAPFEVDWKYIEWFGRYQIGQRVASRFVDPHLRAFLAGDASHTHSPKSAQGMNTSMHDSWNLAWKLNLSIRGLAKQALLESYEDERRKIAVDLVNFDYEHANQIAGGDAVALSENFKTNVRFISGIGAEYSESPLNRPEPQGLIMGDARPGCLLPPAKVTRYIDSNPVDVQLDIPMLGQFRIYLLMWDIQASSPFLETFCQSIASANSFISKLSASASASYAAQPRLPSPEDIYYRPERYTAVSHLFTFALITTMPKADVEISDLPALLQDSRWTFYLDDIPEQDTRGQLCTNKWLGSLGPGEVSIVNVRPDGYVGSVGRWDSSMDDAGEEAARWLDEYYGGFLQLPNGSSPAPTPTPMAV from the exons ATGGCACCTGGTGTACTGAATTCGGACGGTTCAATGGAGGACCAGAAGGGACAAGCCGGTCAAGGCGGCCTGGCTGCCCAGACCGGCAACCCCGCCGGCCGTCTTAACGCCTTCGACGCCACCGTAGACACCCTCACCCTCCTACGTAGCCTGCCCGAGCCTCCCATAGAAGCCCAGGTATGCGTCGTTGGTGCTGGTCCCGCCGGTCTCATGCTGGCTGCCAACCTCGGCCGCTTCGGTATCAAGGTTGAGGTCATTGACGACAGGGCCGACCAGACGCCTGTTGGACG AGCAGACGGATTGCAGCCCAAGACCATCGAGACCTTCCGGCAAATGCGCCTGGCCGACCCTTTGCTTCTCCGAGGCGTTCGCGTGTACGATATTTCCTTTTGGCGAAGCACTGCCGACGAACCTCTTCACAGACTGGGCCGCGAGGTCCACTACCCTCCTGTCATTGACGTCCTAGACCCCTACATCCTGTTGGTGCACCAGGGCATGGTTGAGGGCCTCTTCATCGACGACTTGAAGAAGCGTGGAGTCGAGGTGCGGCGGAATACGGCGTTCGAGTCCTACAGCGTCCCGGAAAACAAGGCTGGGCCTCTCCAGGTTAATTGTCGCACCAACGTCACCCAAGACCGGCGAACGATTCTCACACAATACCTGGTCGGAT GCGATGGTGCCCACTCCAAGGTGCGAAAGAGCATTCCCGATGCGCGGGCAATTGGCTTGTCGCAACCGGCCATCTGGGGtgttctcgacggcgagctcaTAACTGATTTCCCGGATATCTGGTCCAAGACGCTGGTCTACTCTCAGGAGTACGGATCTATCCTGATTATCCCCAGAGAAAGGAACATGACACGCTTCTACATTGAGCTCAAGGCGAACCCCAAGGCAGACAAGCGAGAACTTGGCCAGGAGTTCGTCATGGCTCGCGCCAAGAAGATCATGGCGCCTTTCGAGGTTGACTGGAAGTACATTGAATGGTTTGGTCGTTACCAGATTGGCCAGAGAGTGGCCAGCCGGTTTGTTGACCCCCATTTGAGGGCATTCCTAGCCGGTGACGCCAGTCACACGCACTCCCCGAAGTCGGCTCAAGGCATGAACACCTCTATGCACGACTCGTGGAACCTTGCGTGGAAGCTGAACCTGTCCATTCGAGGACTCGCGAAGCAAGCTCTGCTCGAGAGTTACGAGGATGAGCGAAGGAAGATCGCCGTCGATCTGGTCAACTTTGACTACGAGCATGCGAATCAAATTGCTGGCGGTGATGCAGTGGCTCTGTCGGAGAACTTCAAGACAAACGTTCGTTTCATCTCGGGCATTGGCGCCGAGTATTCTGAGAGCCCGCTAAACAGGCCTGAGCCTCAAGGTCTGATCATGGGAGATGCCAGACCAGGCTGTCTGCTTCCTCCAGCAAAGGTCACCAGGTACATCGACTCAAATCCTGTCGACGTCCAGCTCGACATCCCCATGCTTGGACAGTTCCGCATATACCTCCTGATGTGGGATATCCAGGCTTCAAGCCCCTTCCTGGAGACTTTCTGCCAGTCAATAGCGTCGGCCAATTCTTTCATCAGCAAGCTGTCTGCTTCTGCAAGTGCTTCGTACGCTGCGCAGCCCAGACTACCATCCCCCGAGGACATCTACTACCGGCCTGAAAGATACACAGCCGTTAGCCATCTCTTCACATTCGCTCTGATCA CCACCATGCCCAAGGCCGATGTGGAGATCTCAGACCTGCCGGCTTTGCTGCAGGACAGCCGCTGGACCTTCTACCTGGACGACATTCCCGAACAGGACACACGGGGCCAACTTTGCACGAACAAGTGGCTCGGCAGCCTCGGCCCCGGCGAGGTTTCCATCGTCAACGTACGACCAGACGGCTATGTGGGTTCCGTCGGCCGATGGGACTCGAGCatggacgacgccggcgaggaagctGCTCGGTGGCTGGACGAGTACTACGGCGGCTTCCTCCAACTGCCCAACGGGTCATCGCCTGCCCCGACCCCGACCCCCATGGCAGTTTAG
- a CDS encoding WSC domain-containing protein → MKRGVVAIVGGIAAVAQVAEAAYVWPSKYDEIEDILSLQTGYRSRGFVEGVTPCSFGGNIAGRQFAAEWIRTAFHDVATTDAAAGAGGLDGSIWFELDRTENGGAAFNNTFSFFSNLYSVRASASDLLAMSVVVANAGCGGARMPFRAGRIDAVEAGPAGVPEPDTPMDTTRSTFAKAGFSESEMIALVACGHTLGGVHSRNNPHITGLDPTPDTVTKFDSTFDDFDNKIATEYLKGNTSNPLVVGKNETLNSDKRIFASDGNKTIQDLGCTKNGFKTACADVFTRMIDTVPSAVQLTEPIEAVDIKPYVGLSLGENGSIAFSGRVRVRTTEDTGRDVSDLTVHLSFADRNGEGTVTVPTTLDEGGVTYGLWGETFVWYQFETVIPAASGISKFVVHLTNPSTNATAVYRNGGGSGYPLDDALLYQASASCVDRTSVNNERTFTVTAAVREDRAADPVKMELVRLVRRQGIIHRQLVVETVDLAATADEGESGYVTFQGQIQLPTNGWSTSFDLVLGGGEKEVRLDFLKTQTCPRLKVIAFQPVPELLGGRAALGDAGEEAERFPDASIDGRRLRLRVYEDYEDATQIVVTCAMPFKV, encoded by the exons ATGAAGAGAGGAGTTGTCGCCATCGTTGGCGGCATCGCGGCAGTGGCACAAGTCGCCGAGGCAGCGTACGTCTGGCCTTCCAAGTACGACGAGATCGAAGACATACTCTCATTGCAAACGGGATATCGCAGTAGAGGCTTCGTCGAAG GCGTGACTCCATGCTCCTTTGGTGGCAACATCGCCGGCCGCCAGTTCGCTGCAGAATGGATTCGCACGGCCTTCCATGACGTTGCGACGAccgacgcggccgccggcgcgggcggccttgacggctCCATCTGGTTCGAGCTTGACCGCACcgagaacggcggcgccgccttcaacAACACCTTCAGCTTCTTCAGCAACCTCTACTCGGTCCGGGCCTCGGCTTCGGATCTGCTGGCCAtgagcgtcgtcgtcgccaacgcgGGTTGTGGTGGCGCGCGAATGCCGTTCCGCGCGGGGCGCATTgatgccgtcgaggccggtcCCGCGGGCGTGCCGGAACCGGATACGCCGATGGACACGACGCGGAGCACgttcgccaaggccggcttCAGCGAAAGCGAGATGATTGCCCTGGTGGCGTGCGGCCATACGCTCGGCGGCGTGCACAGCAGGAACAACCCGCACATCACGGGGCTCGACCCGACGCCGGATACGGTAACCAAGTTCGACAGCACCTTTGACGACTTTGACAACAAGATCGCGACGGAGTACCTAAAGGGCAACACGTCGAACCCGCTGGTTGTCGGAAAGAACGAGACGCTCAACTCGGACAAGCGCATCTTTGCGTCGGACGGCAACAAGACGATCCAGGACCTTGGGTGCACCAAGAACGGCTTCAAGACGGCATGCGCCGACGTCTTCACGCGCATGATCGACACGGTGCCCTCGGCGGTGCAGCTGACGGAGCCCATTGAGGCCGTCGACATCAAGCCCTACGTCGGGTTGTCGCTGGGCGAGAACGGGAGCATTGCATTCAGTGGCCGGGTCCGCGTCAGGACGACTGAAGACACCGGGCGTGACGTGAGCGACTTGACGGTCCACCTGAGCTTCGCGGACCGCAACGGCGAGGGCACCGTCACGGTGCCGACGACGCTCGACGAGGGGGGCGTGACGTACGGCCTATGGGGCGAGACGTTCGTCTGGTATCAGTTTGAGACGGTCATTCCGGCCGCGAGCGGCATCAGCAAGTTTGTCGTCCACCTGACGAACCCCTCCACCAACGCAACGGCGGTGTACAGGAacggcggtggcagcggGTACCCGCTGGACGACGCGCTGCTGTACCAGGCGTCCGCGTCGTGCGTCGACCGGACGAGCGTGAACAACGAGCGCACCTTCACCGTCACGGCCGCGGTGCGGGAGGACCGCGCCGCGGACCCTGTGAAGATGGAGCTCGTGCGTCTAGTGAGGCGGCAGGGCATCATTCATCGGCAGCTCGTGGTCGAGACCGTTGAtctggcggcgacggcggacgagggGGAGAGCGGGTACGTCACCTTCCAGGGGCAGATACAGCTTCCGACGAACGGGTGGAGCACGAGCTTCGATCTCGTTCTGGGAgggggcgagaaggaggtcaGACTCGACTTCTTGAAGACGCAAACGTGTCCGCGC TTGAAAGTGATAGCCTTCCAACCAGTCCCCGAACTCCTGGGAGGTCGCGCTGCGCTTGGCGATGCTGGCGAGGAGGCTGAGAGGTTCCCGGATGCCTCCATAGACGGACGGCGACTCCGGCTGCGGGTGTACGAAGACTATGAAGACGCCACACAAATCGTCGTTACTTGTGCCATGCCGTTCAAGGTTTAA